Within Runella rosea, the genomic segment ACGATGAGGGTTTGGCGCACCAAAAACAGAAATATCCCTTTCAGTAAGGCCATGATAAGAATCAAAATCCCGTAGAGTAAGATACTAAACGCGAAAATGTCGTAAAGATTGGCTTGGAGCGAAGAGCCTTTGAAGAGAAAGTACACATCAAGCGTATCTTTCACTAAATCAAGCGCATAGCGGACCAGTTGGGCGGGAATGATTCCAAAAAGGTTGGAAATAATCGTGAAAACAGTCCCTAAAATCAGGTACCATTTGTATTTAACTAAGTATTTGTTGAGGTGAGCGAGTGCTTTCAAAATGACGCTTGTAGTTGGGTTGCGGGACTATTTTCGACTACTCTATCGGTTTTAACACCAAATTTCTGGAAAACGTTTGCCGAGAAGTGAAAGAAACCTTCCGAAAAGGGAGCATTTTGGGTTAGTTTTCCTCTTCTTCAATAATATTAAAATCCTTCCAAAAATCATCATCAAAGGTCATGCTTTGTTCCGAAAAAGAGGTATCAATTCTCAAAATTTGATTTAACGGAAATTTTTGCACGTTACGGTTGCTGATGTGAGTAGTTACAAAAGCCATTTGATTATGGAGCCCGACCCCCACTTCAATGCGCTTGGGGGCGTTTTTGGGCCGCGTTCCTTTGGGCCAGACAAAATATTCGTACTCAAAGTCATTCACCACGCGGGCATCGTGCAGGTACCATTTGCCCTCAAAAGGGGCATAATTTATGATGTATTTACGGTGTTTGAGGCGTATACCCGGATAGCTGAGTTCGTATTGACGCAATGCGGCATCATTCAGTTCGTATTCTGCTTTAACCACCACGAGGCTTTCAGTTTCGATGTAAAGGGTCCCTTTGTAGGCCGCAAATCGCTGATTAGCTGAGCGTTTGGTGACGGAATTGTTTTTGAAGTTGATTTTGTACAAAAAAGTGTTTCCGATGGTTTGTGCGCCGTCGTACTCAAAAGTGTAGGAGTTTAAGTCATACAGGGGAAAATCCCGCGCTCGGACCACGTCCAGAAAATAGCCGAGATACGGTCCGTTGGTAATACTCGGAATAGGGCACGTATCATTTTGGGCGGTAACAATCAACGTTGGCAGTTCTTTCTTGCGGCCCTTAATCATCCGCGCCTGATCGGGGATGTTGGTATCCACGCCGGATTTATAGAGTTGAATAACCCCTTCCGAAAACGCAAAGTATTGATTCACCTGTGCTTGTTTGACAGATTCTCGGTAAAAACCTTCAATAATGCTGGGGTTTTGGTCATAATTTTGGGGAATGAGCGCTACGACTTGGTAGATAATTTTGGTGGGGTTGATCGGCTTCACCACCACTTCTTTCAACCGAATGGCGTTTACGTTTAGTTTGATTTCCAGCGGGCTTGACTGAATGGCGGCTTTGACGGGGATTTGGTACGATTCAAACCCCATGCAATTGATAATGAGCACCTCCGAAGCATATTGTTGGCTTAGTTTTAAGCTAAAACGGCCCTGCTCGTTAGCCACCGTTCCGACGCTTTTGCCCACAATGCCCACGCCCGCAAAGGGAACGGGTTGATTGTTGGAGACATCCAAAACACGCCCTTCAATGGTGATGGTTTGGGCGTAAGAAAAAGTGCACCAACCCATAAGGATAATCAATAGCAGGGTTTTCATGACGTGTTTTGTTATGATTTGGCCGAATTTGATAAAACCAACTCAAATTGCACTTCCCTGACGGGGCGGCCCCACTCGGCGTGGAAGCGCTCGCCCGTGAGTTGGAAACCAAAAGAATCGTATAAATGCAGCGCGGCTTGCAATTCATCAAAGGTTTCAAGTGTAATTTTCTGATAGCCCACTTCACGACAAAAATCAATGGCGAGTTGCATCAATTGACGCCCCAACCCACGCCCTCGCACCGAAGGATGCAGAATGAGCGACCGCAGATGCGCCACGCCTGGACTTTCTTCGTACACCAGAATACAGCCCACGATGTGTTCGTCGGTTTCGGCCACCCATAAACGTTCCTTTTCGGGAGTATAATGTTGGATAAAATGCGTCAGAAAAGTAGCCACTTCGATGTCGTTCAGGAGGGTCATACCGTACTCTTTGGCATAAATAATACCAACTAGATAGGTAATGTACCCAAGGTCTCCGGGGCGAATATCGGTACGAATAGTGATGGCAGACATAGCGTGATGGATTCGCAGAATCAGGAATTGAATTGAAGGAGCAAAATAGGGCGGATTTGGTTGAACACAAAATTCAGGACTTACTTTCTGCGGTTTCGTTTTGAATCTGACTAACTTTAGGACTTTAATTCCGGAAGATTTCTT encodes:
- a CDS encoding GNAT family N-acetyltransferase, giving the protein MSAITIRTDIRPGDLGYITYLVGIIYAKEYGMTLLNDIEVATFLTHFIQHYTPEKERLWVAETDEHIVGCILVYEESPGVAHLRSLILHPSVRGRGLGRQLMQLAIDFCREVGYQKITLETFDELQAALHLYDSFGFQLTGERFHAEWGRPVREVQFELVLSNSAKS
- a CDS encoding carboxypeptidase-like regulatory domain-containing protein translates to MKTLLLIILMGWCTFSYAQTITIEGRVLDVSNNQPVPFAGVGIVGKSVGTVANEQGRFSLKLSQQYASEVLIINCMGFESYQIPVKAAIQSSPLEIKLNVNAIRLKEVVVKPINPTKIIYQVVALIPQNYDQNPSIIEGFYRESVKQAQVNQYFAFSEGVIQLYKSGVDTNIPDQARMIKGRKKELPTLIVTAQNDTCPIPSITNGPYLGYFLDVVRARDFPLYDLNSYTFEYDGAQTIGNTFLYKINFKNNSVTKRSANQRFAAYKGTLYIETESLVVVKAEYELNDAALRQYELSYPGIRLKHRKYIINYAPFEGKWYLHDARVVNDFEYEYFVWPKGTRPKNAPKRIEVGVGLHNQMAFVTTHISNRNVQKFPLNQILRIDTSFSEQSMTFDDDFWKDFNIIEEEEN